In the genome of Spirochaetia bacterium, one region contains:
- a CDS encoding tripartite tricarboxylate transporter substrate binding protein, giving the protein MKNSILRKQLALLVIALVGSTVFANGQTESPEKGKLDYPTENITITNPYKAGGAVDVICREIANLSKGVIAKPVVVTNRTGASGVIATTEFVSKKPNSHDIIMMSRSIMVTVPTAQKVKYTYADIKPVIGLENVDFILFVSAKNKNIDTLEKLMEYADTHTVTYGTSGVGTDMDLIEKGLFKNSKTPAKAVVFGGAVDALTNVVAGNIDVTVAPPAGAKSFFENGDLIPLGIFSDKPYTGYKGTTIKTMKEQGVDISFPGLNFLAVQAETDDAVVNYLYTKFKQICDSPEYQTFVKNSNIDYCPMSPSEIDAYIKNQQAVAAKLSD; this is encoded by the coding sequence ATGAAAAATTCAATCCTCAGGAAACAGCTGGCACTGCTGGTAATTGCACTGGTAGGAAGCACAGTGTTTGCAAACGGGCAGACAGAAAGTCCTGAAAAAGGCAAACTGGACTACCCGACGGAAAACATTACGATCACCAATCCTTACAAAGCAGGTGGAGCCGTTGATGTAATCTGCAGGGAAATAGCAAATCTGTCGAAAGGCGTCATTGCCAAACCGGTAGTCGTTACCAACAGAACAGGAGCAAGCGGTGTAATTGCCACAACGGAATTCGTTTCCAAAAAACCGAATTCACATGATATCATCATGATGAGCCGGTCTATAATGGTAACTGTACCCACGGCACAGAAAGTCAAGTATACCTATGCAGATATCAAGCCTGTGATAGGACTTGAGAATGTTGACTTCATTCTTTTCGTATCAGCCAAAAACAAAAACATAGACACCTTGGAAAAGTTGATGGAATATGCTGATACCCATACAGTCACTTATGGGACTTCAGGCGTTGGTACCGATATGGACCTGATCGAAAAAGGTCTGTTCAAAAATTCGAAGACTCCCGCAAAGGCTGTGGTATTCGGCGGTGCCGTCGATGCCCTGACAAACGTGGTAGCCGGCAACATAGATGTTACGGTTGCTCCCCCGGCAGGTGCAAAAAGCTTCTTTGAAAACGGAGACCTTATTCCTCTTGGGATTTTCTCTGACAAGCCATACACAGGCTATAAGGGAACAACCATCAAGACAATGAAGGAACAGGGAGTTGACATTTCATTCCCAGGATTGAACTTTCTCGCAGTACAAGCAGAAACGGACGATGCAGTCGTAAACTATCTGTACACGAAGTTCAAACAAATCTGTGATTCACCGGAATATCAGACTTTCGTCAAGAACTCAAACATCGACTATTGTCCGATGAGCCCATCGGAAATCGATGCCTATATCAAGAACCAACAGGCTGTCGCAGCAAAACTCAGCGATTAG
- a CDS encoding tripartite tricarboxylate transporter TctB family protein gives MKSDIGSGFFFLVLSIVIWIAIPFQIQSTSQEMLNGQFFPRIVSIIMFTGSILQIVSTLRERHRNQSADNKLDFSDGKKVAILLGIIIAYLILMTNFGFLVPSLIIGAAILLFFKQKKPVYYLSVELAVVAIFFVFKYLLNVQLP, from the coding sequence ATGAAATCAGATATCGGAAGTGGTTTCTTTTTTCTCGTCTTATCCATCGTCATCTGGATTGCCATTCCTTTCCAGATCCAATCAACCAGCCAGGAAATGCTGAATGGGCAGTTCTTTCCACGGATTGTAAGCATCATTATGTTCACAGGAAGCATACTGCAGATTGTCTCAACCCTAAGAGAAAGACACAGGAATCAATCGGCAGATAATAAACTTGACTTTTCAGATGGAAAAAAAGTAGCCATTCTGCTTGGTATCATCATAGCTTATCTTATTCTGATGACCAACTTCGGTTTTTTGGTACCTTCACTTATCATCGGAGCAGCAATACTGCTTTTCTTCAAACAGAAAAAACCTGTCTATTATCTCAGTGTTGAGTTGGCTGTCGTGGCTATTTTCTTTGTGTTCAAGTACCTGCTCAACGTACAGTTACCCTAG
- a CDS encoding tripartite tricarboxylate transporter permease, with protein sequence MLGNIGQGLLLLTSVTNFICINVGLFLGIIFGALPGLTVTLAIALFLPFTFNLNSVSGILMLLGIYCGGTYGGSISAILLRTPGTPSAAATAIDGYELAQKGHPKKALLMALTASAIAGLISAFILLFAGPQIAKATLFFGSAEFATLAIFGLSIVASLCSENLPKGLISVSLGLFVSTIGIDSFEGTYRFVFDNYHLYGGIELIPALIGLFAIPEILKKGKTTTEGSSGQLKLRKDDRLSLKEVKDNLKVIVQSSLIGTVIGAIPGTGGGIAAFISYDQAKKSSTHPEEFGKGCLTGVAAPEAGNNGVTGATLIPLLALGIPGDASVAVLLGAFMMHGLIPGASLFTDYGPIVYALMTGLIVTNIFMWIQGRVLIKYFAMLTVKVPERVLTPILLFLCVAGTYSLNNTMYDIYVIVLFGAIAYTLSKFGYSIIPLLLGIILGPTLEQNMRRALTISNGSLSIFVTRPISVGFIVITFLSIVLPLLQKKKQTK encoded by the coding sequence ATGCTCGGAAATATCGGACAAGGACTGTTGCTGCTTACTTCAGTAACAAATTTCATCTGCATCAATGTCGGGCTTTTTCTCGGCATTATCTTCGGAGCTCTGCCGGGGCTGACTGTCACACTGGCAATTGCATTGTTCCTCCCCTTTACTTTCAATCTGAATTCAGTCAGTGGCATACTCATGCTGTTGGGAATCTACTGCGGAGGAACTTACGGTGGATCGATTTCAGCTATCCTGCTGAGGACTCCAGGAACCCCTTCTGCAGCAGCTACGGCAATTGACGGCTACGAACTTGCACAGAAAGGACATCCAAAGAAAGCATTGTTGATGGCACTTACGGCTTCTGCCATTGCCGGATTGATCAGTGCCTTCATATTACTGTTTGCAGGTCCTCAGATTGCAAAAGCTACCTTGTTCTTCGGATCCGCAGAATTCGCCACATTGGCAATATTCGGCCTGTCAATCGTTGCAAGCCTTTGTTCTGAAAATCTTCCGAAAGGCTTGATTTCCGTATCATTGGGGCTGTTCGTATCAACCATCGGCATCGACTCCTTCGAAGGTACCTATAGGTTCGTCTTCGACAACTATCATCTTTATGGCGGTATCGAGCTGATCCCAGCCCTGATCGGCCTGTTCGCCATTCCCGAAATACTGAAGAAAGGGAAGACAACAACCGAGGGAAGCAGTGGACAGCTAAAGTTGCGGAAAGATGACAGACTGTCATTGAAAGAAGTCAAAGACAACCTGAAGGTCATCGTACAATCATCATTGATAGGTACGGTAATCGGTGCAATTCCAGGAACAGGCGGAGGTATCGCGGCTTTCATAAGCTATGATCAAGCAAAGAAATCATCTACACATCCGGAAGAATTCGGAAAAGGGTGCCTGACCGGTGTTGCTGCACCTGAAGCAGGCAACAATGGTGTCACGGGTGCAACTTTGATCCCTTTGCTTGCCTTAGGCATTCCTGGAGATGCCTCTGTTGCCGTACTCCTAGGTGCTTTCATGATGCATGGATTGATTCCTGGAGCTTCTCTTTTTACAGACTACGGGCCGATAGTATATGCCTTGATGACAGGACTCATCGTCACGAATATCTTCATGTGGATCCAAGGACGGGTGCTGATCAAATACTTTGCGATGCTGACAGTAAAGGTACCGGAAAGGGTACTTACCCCGATATTGCTGTTCCTGTGTGTAGCAGGTACCTATTCCCTGAACAATACGATGTATGATATCTATGTCATTGTCCTTTTCGGTGCAATTGCATACACGCTCTCCAAGTTCGGTTACAGTATCATCCCGTTGCTGCTGGGCATCATACTCGGGCCTACATTGGAACAGAACATGAGGAGGGCACTGACAATTTCAAACGGCAGCCTCTCGATTTTCGTTACCAGGCCGATCAGCGTCGGTTTCATTGTAATCACGTTCCTGTCCATCGTATTGCCACTGCTACAGAAGAAAAAACAGACAAAGTAA
- a CDS encoding chromate transporter — MQLIDLFLCFMQIGALSFGGGYAALPLIQEQVVTLNHWMTLTQFTDLISIAEMTPGPIAVNSATFVGIHLAGLLGAVVATLGVLIPSIIFVGVLGYLYKKYKSMYLLQGVLTGLRPAVVAMIASAGVTIFLLAVFGTGTSKFNPLALAIFAVTLVVLRWKKPNPIVVLLLSGVIGGGIYLGLGIL, encoded by the coding sequence GTGCAGCTGATTGATCTTTTCCTTTGTTTCATGCAGATCGGAGCCCTGAGCTTCGGTGGTGGCTACGCTGCCTTGCCGTTGATTCAGGAACAGGTAGTGACTCTTAACCACTGGATGACGCTTACCCAGTTCACTGATCTGATTTCCATTGCTGAAATGACTCCGGGACCCATTGCCGTCAACAGTGCGACCTTCGTAGGCATACATCTTGCCGGTTTGCTTGGAGCTGTAGTTGCAACACTTGGTGTTCTGATTCCTTCCATTATTTTTGTAGGAGTACTTGGCTACCTGTACAAGAAGTATAAGTCCATGTATCTGTTGCAAGGCGTACTTACAGGCCTCCGTCCGGCTGTTGTTGCTATGATTGCTTCTGCTGGTGTCACTATTTTCCTATTGGCTGTCTTTGGGACAGGAACGTCGAAGTTCAACCCGCTTGCCTTGGCTATCTTTGCAGTGACATTGGTTGTTCTCCGTTGGAAGAAACCAAATCCTATTGTCGTGCTGCTTCTTTCCGGTGTCATCGGAGGTGGTATCTATCTGGGATTGGGAATCCTGTAG
- a CDS encoding chromate transporter, with translation MEEKKISGKEYLTLFRTMFTLSAFTFGGGYVIVSLMKQEFVDRLGWIDDDEMLNLVAIAQSSPGAVAVNGAMLVGEKVGGPLGAAVSILATILPPFIILSIISMFYAQFRSNRFVNAFLTGMQPAIAAVIADVVVDLGGKIIKQKKLVFILVMILAFFANYQLKLNIILILAICALVGGIMAVIGKKKEERGAAD, from the coding sequence ATGGAAGAAAAAAAGATTTCCGGAAAAGAATATCTGACTCTGTTTCGCACTATGTTCACGCTTTCTGCTTTTACGTTTGGCGGTGGATATGTAATCGTGTCATTGATGAAACAGGAGTTTGTAGACCGGCTGGGATGGATCGATGATGATGAGATGCTGAATCTCGTTGCCATTGCACAGTCATCCCCTGGTGCCGTAGCAGTCAACGGCGCCATGCTGGTAGGTGAAAAGGTCGGAGGACCCTTGGGTGCTGCCGTGTCGATTTTGGCAACTATCCTGCCTCCGTTTATCATCCTGTCCATCATTTCGATGTTTTATGCACAGTTCAGGAGCAATCGGTTCGTCAACGCCTTCCTGACGGGTATGCAACCTGCCATTGCTGCGGTAATCGCCGATGTAGTTGTGGATCTCGGCGGCAAGATCATCAAACAGAAGAAACTGGTTTTTATCCTTGTCATGATTCTGGCTTTCTTTGCAAATTACCAGTTGAAGCTGAATATCATCCTTATCCTTGCTATCTGTGCATTGGTAGGAGGCATCATGGCCGTCATTGGCAAGAAGAAGGAGGAACGCGGTGCAGCTGATTGA
- a CDS encoding LysR family transcriptional regulator — protein MELRHFRIFITVCDTGSTVEAAKVLSIAQPTVSLAIKELEQQYHIQLFDRISRHLILTDAGKHFLAAANQILEDMDKLETQMQGYENMKELKIGASMTIASTMLPNILLNFKKQYPSTHLVVKIKDSNSLADMVQSLKLDLALIENTVFNSCLETQLFCKDKLIFCCAKGNPLCQRKKISLHDICRQHLLLREQGSASRTLIDSLFKAKGYEMKVDIESTDFVSLLPLVRNNLGISIVPQALVEHDNRLQILHVEGADFQRAYAIIRHKDKTLGTLAHSFINLCMEEGKQGLF, from the coding sequence ATGGAGCTGAGACATTTCAGGATATTCATCACTGTATGCGATACAGGAAGTACTGTTGAAGCGGCAAAGGTCCTAAGCATTGCCCAACCTACAGTCAGCCTTGCAATCAAGGAATTGGAGCAGCAGTATCACATCCAGCTGTTTGACCGGATATCCAGGCACTTGATCCTGACGGATGCAGGGAAACACTTCCTGGCTGCCGCAAACCAGATACTTGAAGATATGGACAAGCTGGAAACACAGATGCAGGGATATGAAAACATGAAAGAGTTGAAAATAGGCGCTTCCATGACCATTGCATCGACAATGTTGCCCAACATCCTGCTCAATTTCAAAAAACAATATCCAAGCACGCATCTCGTCGTAAAAATCAAAGACTCAAATTCCCTGGCAGATATGGTACAATCCCTCAAACTCGACCTGGCTCTGATAGAAAACACAGTCTTCAACAGCTGTCTTGAAACACAACTGTTCTGCAAAGACAAGTTAATTTTCTGCTGTGCGAAAGGCAATCCGCTATGCCAGAGAAAAAAGATCAGCCTGCATGATATCTGCAGGCAACATCTGCTCCTCAGGGAACAAGGCAGTGCCTCCAGGACTTTGATCGATTCATTGTTCAAGGCAAAAGGTTATGAAATGAAAGTCGATATCGAAAGTACCGATTTTGTTTCACTGCTTCCATTGGTAAGGAACAATCTGGGCATTTCCATTGTACCGCAGGCCTTGGTCGAACATGACAACAGGCTACAGATACTCCATGTCGAAGGTGCAGACTTCCAACGTGCTTACGCAATCATCAGGCACAAGGACAAGACATTGGGAACCCTGGCACATTCTTTCATCAACCTATGCATGGAAGAAGGCAAACAGGGACTTTTCTGA
- a CDS encoding glycosyltransferase family 4 protein: MKILITSDWYKPQVNGVVTSVLNLEKGLRELGHEVKVLTLSRTTHFHVEGDVTYCGAIRADYIYPGASIIKPMTGVDLQPLIAWKPDIIHSQCEFSTFQIALRIAEKTKAPIVHTYHTSYEDYIQYFPFLEYLGHNVIALFSRQILLQTRYVIVPTEKVKLMLQGYNVKQPIEVIPTGLDLERFFATDREEIRMELRSRLSIPADAKVLLYVGRVAQEKHIDRLLDYLAKMDMTSLRFVIVGDGPYKDTLATQAHALGLDSNVIFTGMIRPEEVAAYYTLGDIFVSASTSETQGLTYVEALASGLPALCKKDPCLDGVIIDGTDGYQFDGFDDFSSHLQQLVTDDGLRSQLGDNARQRMKENYGYLQFARHVVDVYSRSLVPAVVPGRILSRVQMIDKLEKVRNRYVVEMKVFYEKAGKFREGLDLSLRRVEWWKSDWWKPKD; encoded by the coding sequence GTGAAGATATTGATAACTTCTGATTGGTACAAACCTCAGGTCAACGGAGTAGTGACTTCCGTATTGAACCTTGAGAAGGGTCTTAGGGAACTTGGACATGAGGTAAAGGTATTGACGTTATCCCGGACCACGCATTTTCATGTAGAAGGCGATGTTACTTACTGCGGAGCAATCAGGGCAGACTATATTTATCCTGGGGCCAGTATCATAAAACCAATGACGGGTGTTGACCTGCAGCCGCTGATAGCGTGGAAACCTGATATCATCCATTCTCAATGTGAGTTCAGCACGTTCCAGATTGCACTGAGAATAGCAGAAAAGACCAAGGCGCCGATTGTCCATACCTACCATACCAGTTATGAGGATTATATCCAGTATTTTCCGTTTCTTGAATATCTTGGGCACAATGTCATTGCTTTGTTTTCAAGACAGATACTCCTACAGACCCGTTATGTGATTGTTCCGACAGAAAAAGTCAAGCTGATGCTGCAGGGATATAATGTAAAGCAACCGATTGAAGTCATACCGACAGGCTTGGATCTGGAACGTTTTTTTGCAACTGACAGAGAAGAGATACGTATGGAACTTCGGTCCAGACTGTCTATACCGGCTGATGCCAAAGTACTTCTCTATGTCGGGCGTGTTGCACAGGAAAAGCATATTGACAGGTTGCTGGATTATCTGGCAAAGATGGACATGACATCCCTGAGATTTGTCATTGTAGGGGATGGTCCCTATAAGGATACCTTGGCAACCCAGGCACATGCACTGGGGTTGGATTCCAATGTCATTTTCACAGGAATGATCAGACCCGAAGAAGTTGCAGCATACTATACCTTGGGCGATATCTTTGTCAGTGCTTCTACCAGTGAGACCCAGGGATTGACATATGTGGAAGCCCTTGCCAGTGGGTTGCCTGCGCTCTGTAAGAAGGATCCGTGTCTGGATGGTGTCATCATAGATGGTACTGACGGTTATCAATTTGATGGATTTGATGATTTTTCTTCTCATCTTCAGCAGTTGGTTACCGATGACGGACTTAGGTCCCAGCTAGGAGATAACGCAAGGCAAAGGATGAAGGAGAACTATGGATATCTGCAGTTTGCACGCCATGTGGTGGATGTATATTCCAGGTCCCTTGTTCCTGCTGTCGTTCCTGGACGGATACTCAGTCGCGTGCAGATGATAGACAAATTGGAAAAAGTCAGGAATCGCTATGTAGTTGAGATGAAAGTCTTTTATGAGAAGGCAGGGAAATTCCGCGAAGGCCTTGATCTTTCTCTTCGCCGTGTCGAGTGGTGGAAATCCGATTGGTGGAAGCCAAAGGATTGA
- a CDS encoding DMT family transporter, whose translation MLVGAAMIWGLGMVAQNVGMNSMGPFIFTFYRNLLAALVLLPFLYFNRKKLHHHSLASVVKVGFQLGSCLCAGYVLQTYGLLFTTVGKAGFITTLYIVFVPLFGVLFLSKIVPRIFYVFVFVALAGMYFLCIDSDFTLSGGDFIELAGALFFTLQILLVGKYSREYDVLALAFIEFLFSAVFSLVGMPFEHPTLQMVRQGAIPLLYAGICSSGIGMTFQVIGQKGVEEEVASLLMSLESVFALLAGFFVLHQQLSGRDILGCSLVFLAVMASQVVSIPSVKMRLPSSFRL comes from the coding sequence TTGCTGGTAGGTGCTGCCATGATCTGGGGACTTGGTATGGTTGCCCAGAATGTTGGAATGAACAGCATGGGGCCTTTTATTTTTACCTTTTATAGGAATTTGCTGGCTGCCTTGGTACTGTTGCCTTTCTTATACTTCAATAGGAAGAAACTGCACCACCATAGCCTTGCTTCAGTTGTAAAGGTCGGCTTTCAACTTGGTTCCTGTCTTTGTGCCGGTTATGTATTGCAGACTTATGGATTGCTTTTTACGACAGTCGGGAAAGCTGGTTTTATTACGACGCTTTATATTGTTTTTGTTCCATTGTTCGGTGTACTGTTCCTATCAAAGATAGTCCCTCGGATTTTTTATGTCTTTGTCTTTGTTGCGCTGGCTGGCATGTATTTCCTTTGTATTGATAGTGATTTTACCCTTTCAGGAGGAGATTTCATTGAATTGGCCGGAGCTTTGTTCTTTACGCTCCAAATTTTGCTGGTAGGCAAATATTCCAGGGAATACGATGTACTTGCCCTTGCTTTCATTGAATTTCTTTTTTCTGCTGTTTTCAGTCTGGTCGGCATGCCATTCGAACATCCTACTTTGCAAATGGTCAGACAAGGTGCAATACCTTTGCTGTATGCCGGTATCTGTTCAAGTGGCATAGGCATGACGTTCCAGGTAATAGGACAGAAAGGTGTGGAAGAAGAAGTTGCTTCCTTGCTGATGAGCTTGGAATCTGTATTTGCACTTTTGGCAGGATTTTTTGTCTTGCATCAGCAGCTTTCAGGAAGGGATATCCTGGGCTGCAGCTTGGTATTCCTGGCTGTCATGGCTTCCCAGGTAGTCAGCATCCCATCTGTAAAAATGCGCTTGCCATCCAGCTTTCGTCTTTGA
- a CDS encoding GNAT family N-acetyltransferase, with amino-acid sequence MAYREMTISDYGQVRGLWMRTKGMGLNAVDDSFEGFSRFLLRNPKTCFVAVADTEVAGSILCGHDGRRGHIYHLAVLSEKQRCGIGTQLVNLAIAALQKEDIAKVSFVVFKDNVGGNAFWQHLGFAVREDLVYRNKVIVSNAMGWMKIS; translated from the coding sequence CTGGCATATAGAGAAATGACAATCTCTGACTATGGTCAGGTACGTGGACTATGGATGCGGACAAAGGGTATGGGACTCAATGCTGTTGATGACAGCTTTGAGGGATTTTCCCGTTTCCTGCTGCGTAACCCGAAGACTTGTTTTGTAGCAGTAGCAGATACTGAAGTTGCAGGAAGCATTCTGTGTGGACATGATGGGCGTAGGGGTCATATTTACCATCTTGCCGTCTTGTCGGAAAAGCAAAGGTGCGGTATCGGAACGCAGTTGGTCAATCTTGCCATCGCTGCATTGCAAAAGGAAGACATAGCAAAGGTTTCATTTGTCGTATTCAAGGATAATGTCGGAGGCAATGCCTTTTGGCAGCATCTTGGTTTTGCTGTCAGGGAAGACCTTGTCTATAGGAACAAGGTAATTGTTTCAAACGCAATGGGATGGATGAAAATTTCCTGA
- a CDS encoding GNAT family N-acetyltransferase, translated as MIRKIGLQDRDAYLAMSKAFYRSDAVLHTIPEEHFQTTFKHIIADSPYVEGYIFEDAGKTIGYVLLSFTYSNEAGGLVLLIEEVYILPEFQGQGLGAEFLTFLESTYHDKVVLMRLEVEKSNKTALHLYQKLGFTKVAYLQLYKKPKSHRQKR; from the coding sequence ATGATACGGAAAATAGGCTTGCAAGATAGGGATGCTTATCTTGCAATGTCAAAGGCATTTTATCGTTCAGATGCTGTTCTGCATACGATTCCAGAAGAGCATTTCCAAACTACATTTAAACATATTATTGCAGACAGTCCCTATGTCGAGGGCTATATATTCGAGGATGCAGGGAAAACCATAGGCTACGTACTTCTGTCATTTACCTATTCAAACGAAGCAGGTGGCCTTGTGCTCTTAATCGAAGAAGTCTATATACTTCCAGAATTCCAAGGTCAGGGACTTGGCGCAGAGTTTCTGACTTTTCTTGAAAGTACCTATCATGATAAAGTCGTATTGATGCGTCTTGAAGTTGAAAAATCAAATAAGACAGCTTTACATCTGTACCAGAAACTTGGTTTCACGAAAGTTGCATATCTGCAGTTGTATAAGAAACCTAAGTCCCATAGACAGAAAAGATGA
- the gpmA gene encoding 2,3-diphosphoglycerate-dependent phosphoglycerate mutase translates to MKLVLLRHGESIWNQENRFTGWTDVDLSETGKKEATAGGMALKDEGYDFDLCYTSYLKRAIHTLDIVLDALDRSWLPVIKTWKLNERHYGALQGLNKSDTAAKYGEDQVHIWRRSFDVRPPMLSETDERNPARQPQYRNIEKAQLPLAESLKDTIARTVPYFEEEIKPKMLSGKRILIAAHGNSLRALVMYFEHLDNKAIMDVNIPTGIPLVYEFDENLSIIGKEYLGDPKTIAAKMKKVSNQGKASH, encoded by the coding sequence ATGAAATTGGTATTGCTCAGACATGGAGAAAGTATTTGGAACCAAGAGAACCGTTTTACAGGCTGGACAGACGTCGATCTTTCTGAGACAGGGAAAAAAGAAGCAACCGCCGGCGGTATGGCACTGAAAGATGAAGGTTATGATTTTGACCTCTGTTATACATCTTACCTGAAAAGAGCAATCCACACATTGGATATTGTATTGGATGCCCTTGACCGCAGCTGGCTTCCTGTCATAAAAACATGGAAGCTGAATGAACGCCACTATGGGGCACTGCAAGGTCTCAACAAGTCTGATACTGCTGCAAAGTATGGAGAAGACCAAGTACATATCTGGCGCCGTTCCTTCGATGTCCGGCCTCCGATGCTCTCTGAAACTGACGAAAGGAATCCAGCACGGCAACCGCAGTACAGAAACATAGAAAAAGCTCAGCTTCCACTGGCTGAAAGCCTCAAGGATACCATAGCAAGGACTGTGCCTTATTTCGAAGAAGAAATCAAGCCGAAGATGCTTTCCGGCAAACGGATACTGATTGCCGCCCACGGCAATTCGCTCAGAGCCTTGGTCATGTACTTTGAGCATCTGGATAACAAGGCGATCATGGATGTCAACATTCCGACAGGTATTCCTCTTGTATATGAATTCGATGAAAATCTTTCAATCATAGGCAAGGAATATCTAGGAGACCCGAAAACCATTGCTGCAAAAATGAAAAAGGTCAGCAACCAAGGAAAAGCCAGCCACTGA
- a CDS encoding ATP-binding protein, with amino-acid sequence MIDEKELIYKYLVDISRFAIAGDIENSRLYIARTSRKLRNIFPNLSKQLATLLSNSKNDSILRHVASTKDVRQNNLNENSLSSFISGPINCTTAERPILQAGLQGIFQRIILERQSIAKLSKSGLKPTSTLFFIGKPGVGKTLSAYWLAKILNLPLYKIDLATVVGSYLGQTGNNLKAALAFAQEQPMVLLLDEIDALAKKRNDDFDIGEIKRIVTVLLQEIDSWPTTSILVAATNNPELVDPALWRRFDEVLEFPLPDKEQTEEAIIRFLGKNYGPFQNYKEIFTILFQKQSFADIENQILKLRRTFIVENFSVEEIMANFIKNNLEKHNRIEMAKVLLRNGKFSQIKISKITGVSRDTIRKYKNQLLLE; translated from the coding sequence ATGATTGACGAAAAAGAATTAATCTATAAATATTTAGTCGATATTTCCCGATTTGCTATAGCTGGTGACATAGAGAATTCAAGATTATATATTGCCCGTACATCAAGAAAACTTCGGAACATTTTTCCAAACTTATCAAAACAGCTGGCAACATTGTTAAGTAACTCAAAAAATGATTCTATACTTCGTCATGTCGCTTCTACAAAAGACGTAAGACAAAACAATTTAAACGAAAATTCATTATCGTCTTTTATATCAGGTCCAATCAATTGCACCACAGCAGAAAGGCCAATACTCCAAGCTGGCTTACAAGGAATTTTTCAACGAATTATTTTAGAACGACAATCTATTGCCAAACTATCAAAATCAGGATTAAAACCAACAAGTACATTATTTTTTATTGGAAAACCAGGAGTAGGAAAAACACTTTCTGCATACTGGTTAGCAAAAATTCTTAATCTTCCGTTATATAAAATCGATCTTGCAACAGTAGTTGGCAGCTATCTTGGTCAAACAGGTAATAATCTGAAAGCCGCATTGGCTTTCGCCCAAGAACAACCAATGGTTCTTCTTCTTGATGAAATCGACGCCTTAGCGAAAAAAAGAAATGATGACTTTGATATCGGAGAAATCAAACGAATTGTTACCGTATTGTTACAAGAAATTGATAGCTGGCCAACAACAAGTATCCTTGTTGCGGCAACAAACAATCCAGAACTTGTTGATCCTGCCCTATGGCGTCGATTTGATGAAGTTCTTGAATTTCCATTACCAGATAAAGAACAAACAGAAGAAGCAATCATACGTTTTTTAGGCAAAAATTATGGACCATTCCAAAACTATAAAGAAATCTTTACTATTCTATTTCAAAAACAATCTTTTGCCGATATTGAAAACCAGATTTTAAAGCTTCGGCGCACCTTTATTGTTGAAAATTTTTCCGTTGAAGAAATAATGGCAAACTTTATTAAAAATAATCTTGAAAAACATAATCGGATTGAAATGGCTAAAGTTTTGTTACGTAATGGGAAATTTTCTCAAATAAAAATAAGCAAAATAACAGGCGTTAGTCGTGATACAATTCGAAAATATAAAAATCAATTATTGCTCGAATAG